The following is a genomic window from Lysinibacillus sp. G4S2.
CATCACGTGTAATACCTGCATTATTCACTAAAATATCGACTCGGCCCGCATACTCTATGACCGTTGCAACTAGCTTTTTAACACACTCTCTATCCGCAACATTTACTTGCACAAATAATGCCTGATCCCCTAATTGCTGAGCAGCTAATACACCAGCCGCCTCGTCAAAATCCGCAATAACAACGAATGCACCTTCTTCTATAAATCGTTCAGCAGCAGCATAGCCAATTCCGTTTGCAGCTCCTGTAATTATGGCAACCTTATTGTTTAAACGCATAATTCTTTCCTCCAATTTCTAAAAAAGATTCGATTTCAGATGTAAGCTGTGGTAAATCATCCATTAATGGGGAGTGACCGCAGTCTTTTAAGCTAACAAATTGTGCATTGGCACCTAAATCGAGCATTGTTTCATCATTCATTTCTTTTGTTATCACGTAATCACGATCCCCTCTTAACACTAAGACAGGAATGGTGATCTGTTGTACTTCTTGAGTTCCTTTCGCGACCTCATTGTCAACTGCACTAATATTAAAGGTATTTAATGCATGATAAACTTCAGCTAAATTTCTTTGCGTCAGCATATCTTCCACATATTCCTGATACTGTTTCGTGCTTGGTTGCTGATGTGTGTATATAAGGGCGTTCCAAATCGCCTGTAAGCCTTGCACATTTTTCGAGTCATACAAACCTTGAACTAATTTTGTTTTCGATGTATCGACGAGTACCTCTTCATAAGAAAATGCCCTTTTTAAAGATGCTTGATTGCCAGTACCTAAATCTGTGTAGAATGGATAGCCTCTCGTAGATGCCGAGGCTAATAAAATAAGCTGCTGACAATAGCCTGGATAATTTGCGACAAATTGCATACATACTGCTCCGCCCGTAGACCAGCCAATCATGTCAAACTGTTTCAATTGAATGGCATCCACAAAAAGCTTCACATCATCGCTAAAATCTTTAATCGAAGAAATTGGTTTATGATAAGATGAACCACCAAATCCTCGTAAATCCATCGCATAAATTGTATATTTCTCATCCAATGAATCTATTAAAACATCCCAATGCTTAGAGGATGTCATATTGCCGTGAATAAGTAATAAAACACGTTCTCCCCCATGACGTTTACGATAAGCAATCGTTTCTCCATTTGATAGCTGAACAGTTTTTAACATCGCATTTCCCCCTTAACCCCATCGAATTGTCATAGCTCCCCATACATAGCCAATACCTGCACTAACTAGTGTGATGATGTCTCCATCGTGAATACGACCCTCTTCTACCGCCAACTGCAATGATAATATTTGGTCAATCTGTCCGATATGACCATAATTTTCTAAGTATATGGATTGCTCCTGCTCTAGACCAAGTTCAGATAAAATATAATGATGAGCAGATCTTTTCATATGAAGCATCGCTAAATAGCTAAGATTTTCCTCACTTAATCCACTTTTCGCCAGAGATGTTCGAATGACCTTCAAAAAATTGCTTAAAGATTTTTGTTCTAAGCGCTCCTTCATCCCTATTGGATCTATGACATCAAGTTGATATAAATTATTCTCTAAATCAAATGGTGTCAAAGGTTTCTTAGTACCACCAACAGGCACGACCACATCCTCCGAGAACGAGCCATCCGTCATGATATCCGCCTCTAATAATTGGTTTTTATCATAGTTTTTTTGTAAAAGGATAGCGCCTCCACCAGCTGCTAAATTGTACATAAAGCGTGTTCGAGGATTACTGTAATCAATAAAATCAACATTTCGATAGCCACCAGCCAGCAGAATAGTTTGAATAGAATCATCTGATGCCATTAAGCTTTTTGCTAATTTTAGAGCCATTATAGTCGTGCCGCATCTTAATTGCACATCGAATGCCCAAGCATTTACGGCCCCAAGCTCCTCCTGCATTTTTATAGAGGCCGTCCACAGGGGATATTCCTTATGCTCTTCCCCCATATAAATAACAACATCAATATCCTTAGGCTCGATATTAGCCTTGCGTATAGCCTCCTGAGCGGCCCAAACACCCATTTGAACGGTATGATCATGCTCACCAGGAATAGGCTTTTCATAGATGCCCATTTTTTGTCGAATAATATCTTCTGGAATAGTAGAACGTACTGCTATTTCTTTAGATGTCATTTTTGTTTGTGGAATATAAATTCCGGTACTTACAATGCCTACAGTCATTCAAATCGCTCCTTTTCCTGCGACAGGGCACCCGTTGTTTTTCTTTCTTTTATTTTTAATCTCCATTTCCAATACAGCATGCGCAAGGATCCAATAATTCCTTTTGGGAAAAAGATAACAGCTAAAATATAAAGAATCCCAAAGAAAATAATCCAACGTTCAAATATTGGATAATCACGGGCTAATCCTGAAAGTGCATGCTGTGCATATTCAATAACACCCGCTCCGAGCAATGGTCCAACTAATGTGCCAACACCCCCAATAATCGTCATCAATAACGCATCTAGCGTAATGTCCATTGTCATCACACTCGTATTGACGAATCGGAGTGATACAGCATATAAAGAGCCTGCTAAGCTTGCAACGGTCCCTGCGACAACTGATGCAATCACTTTATAATGTAAGGTGTTGTAGCCTAATGATTTTGTTCGTTGTTCATTTTCCCGAACAGCAATTAAAATTCGACCAGTTGGTGAGTTCACGAAGCGATATAACGCAATAAAAATAACGACTAAGCATGCCAGGACGAAGAAATAAAACGTCATTCTATCTCTAAATAGTTCTGGTGCTCTGAACGTAAAACCATCATTTCCATAAGTGACCGAACGCCATTTTTCTGCAACGACTAAAAACAGTCCTGAAAAAGCTAATGTCAGCATCGCAAAGAAATGACTTTTTAATCGCAGTGTCAGTAACCCTACTAAAAAGCTAATGAACCCCGCTAGCAACATACCGACTACGATTGATAATAAAAATATCGAAAGAGTTGTATCCGTCTGTTTCAGCATGACAGCCGTTGTGTAAGCACCTATCCCAAAAAACATCGCATGCCCGAACGACACAATGCCTGTGTAGCCAAGGAGAATATCATAGCTCATCGCTAAAATACCGAAAATAAAGATTTGCGTTAATAAAATAATGAGCGTCCTTGAATCATTGACGAAAGGGAGAAGCACTAATATTGCCAGCATGAGGAAAAAGCCTACATACTTTAATGAAAGTTTATTTTTCATGTCGATCTCTCCTTTCGCATTGCAAATAATCCTTGTGGACGGAAAATTAATACTATCGCCATTAATATCATATTGACCGCAAGCGATAACACTGGCACATAATACGCCATAAAGCTACCTGCTAAACCGACTAATATCGCTGCTAGTAGCGAACCTGAAAAACTGCCCATCCCGCCAATAACGACAACGATAAAACCTAAAATCGCATACTCCATGCCCATTTCCGCATAGATCACACCTGAATACGGAGCCATTAACATACCACTGAGGGCTGCAAGTGCCGCTCCGACCATAAAGACATATAAAAATACCCGTTTAATATGAATGCCAAGTGCCTGTGCCATTTCTTTATCCTGTACACCAGCTCGAACGATTAGCCCAATCTTTGTACGCTTCAGCATGTACTGGAAAATACCGAAAATCACAAAACCTACTACAATAATAAATAATCGATATTTTATGATAATTACGTCTCCAATTTCCCAGCTTCCTGATAAATAACTAGGCGTTTTAACGGCCACACCATTTGGACCGAAAACAACTTTAATCATCTCCTGTAGCACGAGCATCAGCCCTAATGTAATTAAAATTTGTTGAATATGATTGCCATACACAGGAGTAATAATTAATTTTTCTGTAATGAGGCCTAATAAAGCTCCCGTTACAATGGCACCTACAATTCCAATAAGAAAGCTCTCTGTGAACATATACGTAAAGATCCCCGCATAAGCCCCCCACACAAATAAACCACCATGTGCAAAGTTCAAAACATCCATTAATCCAAAAATTAACGTTAGACCTGCCGCCAGTAAAAAAATTAACATGCCAGTCGCTAGGCCATTAATGACTAAATTTACGAATAGCTCCAATAAAGTACACCACCTTTATCCGATTCCAAGATATTTTCTTTTTAGTTCTTCATGATGGATAAGATCCTGCATTTTACCTGAGTGAACCGTTCTCCCGTCATCAATTAATGTATACGTATCACCGATTCGACTCGCCATAATAAAGTTTTGTTCTACAAGTACAATGGACGTTTGCTTTTTCATTTCAACGATTGCCTCCATTACTTTCTCTACCACTATTGGTGCCAGTCCTTTTGAAGGCTCATCAATCAAAATTAACTTACTATCATTGATAAATGCCCTGGCCATCGACAGCATTTGTTTTTGACCACCCGAAAGATGTCCACCAGCCTTCTTCCAAAATTTCTTTAAATCCGGAAACAGCTCCAACACATAATTTTGTCGCTCTAAAGTAGCTGTATCTTCTTTTCGCATCGCCACTTTCATATTTTCCTCTACTGTTAAATCTGCAAAAATCCCTTGATTTTCAGGTACATAGCCTATTCCTAATTTCGCCACTTTATAGGTAGGGCTTTTTTTAATAGAATGCGAACGAAATTCTACCTCTCCCTTTGAAGCAGGTGTTAACCCCATAATCGTTTTTAAAGTGGTAGTTTTACCTGCACCATTTCTTCCAAGCAGGACACTTACTTGACCCTCCATGGCCTCAAAATTGACCCCCTGCAAAATATGGTATTGACCGATATGCGTGTGAACATCATTTAATTTCAGTAAGGTGTTCATCGTACAGACCTCCTAAATAAGCATTTTGTACGGTTTCGTTTTTCATGATGTCCTCTGGTGTTCCATCCGCAAGAAGCTGGCCATTAAACAGCACCATAATCGAATCCGACAAATCTAGAATCATATCCATCTTGTGCTCAATGAGGAGAATTGTTTTATCGCCCTGTTTTTTAATGGTGCGAATAACCTCTAATATTGTTGGTACCTCCTCTAAGGACATACCAGCCGTTGGTTCATCAAGCAAAAGGATTTCCGTATCAAGAGCTAACAACATAGCAATTTCAAGCTTTCTCTTTTCCCCATGGGACAGCATTGTTGTTAGGGCATCCCTTTTATTGTCAAGTAAAACAAGCGTTAAAAGCTCCTCGGCTTTTTCTGTGATCGCTTTATAGCTTTTATAATGGCGAAATAATTGGTAGCGTACTTTCTCCTTTGATTGCACAGCTAAACGGACATTTTCTAAAACCGTCAAGTTCGGGAAAACATTCGTTATTTGAAAAGATCGCCCAAGCCCCATTCTTGTTCTTTCTATGGCTGACTTTTGGGCAAGTGATTGTCCCTTAAAGTAAACATCCCCTACAGTCGGCTGTAACTCTCCACTAATCAAATTAAAGAAAGTTGTTTTGCCAGCCCCATTTGGTCCAATAATTGATTTCAAATGCTTTTCTGGCATATTAAAATTCACATGGTCGACAGCAGTGTGTCCGCCGAAACGAATCGTTAAGTTTTCTGTTCGTAAAATAGGATCCATCGTATTCTCCTTTCTAACACTTCTATCTCTCTTCATCCATTCTCAAATAAAAGTAGATGAAGAGAGACAGAATTGTCATTCTGTCTCCAACTTCACTAATTCATAATTGGAGGGGCTGTTTCTTCAGGGCTAAGCTCACGAATTAGTACTGGAACCGGATAATCTACCCCCTCTTGTTTTTCAAGACGGATCGAATACATCGACTGCAATGCTTGATGGTCTTCTTTTCGGAAAGTCATTGTTCCTTTTGGCGTTTCAAATGACATTCCTTCCATAATACCGATCAGTTTTTTCGCATCTGCGTCACCCTCTGATTTCTTCAAAGCCTCTACAATAGAAATTGCAGCGGACATTCCTCCTGGCGTAAATAAATCCGGAACCTCATTGAAGCGTTTTTTATGTTCATCAACCAACCATTTATTCACATCATTTTGTGGTAACGTGTGATAATAAACAGAGAACCCTTCCATACCTATTAACGGATTCATAAATTTTAGTGCAATAATATCTGGTGCACCTGTCGAAATTTTAATGCCCTTTTCTTGAATTTTTAAATCTGCAATTTGATTCCACGGTGAGTTTGCTCCAGCCCACACAACAAATAAATAATCTGGTTTTGCATCAATTACTTTTTGCAAATTAGACGTAAAATCAGTTGCTGCCGGATCTGCATATTCCTCTAAAACAATTTTTGCACCTAGCTTTTCCGCAGCAGTTTTAAATGCATTCACCCCGTCCCAGCCAAAAGAATAGTCTGGTGCAAACGTTGCAATTTTAACATCCTTTCCTGCTATTGCTGCAGCTGCTGCATAAGCGTCCTGAGAAGAATTTCGACCTGTTCGGAAAATATAGTCATTAAATTCTGCGCCCGTAATGCTATCCGCTACTGCAGGCTCCACAACCATAATTTTTTCGTATTCTTCCGCAAGTGGAAGTACAGCAAGCGTATCCCCTGAGCTAGAGGAACCTACTAAAAAATCAACCTTGTCATCCTCTAATAGCTTCGTTGCTTTTTGTACCGCAACCTCAGGCTTTGTTTCTGTATCTTCATAAACAATCTCAATTTTCTTACCGTTAACCTCCATCGTACCGCCTGTAGCGTAATCAATCCCTAAATCAAATCCGCGCTGCGTTTGTTTTCCATACGACTCAAGAGCACCCGTCAATGACGCAAGCACACCGATTTTAATAGTCCCGCCTTCCTCAGTAGTCCCCTTTGTATCATCCTCCGAAGCCTTACCACCAGTTGAACTATCCTTCGTATCATCCGAATTACAAGCCACCATCAACATCGCCAGCATTAATAAAAGCACAAATAACCAATGCTTCTTCATCCCATAACCCCTTTCATAATGAACTAAAAAGAAAGCGCTTTCGTTGCTATGTAAACACTATATAAAAGACTAGTTACAAATTAGTTACAAGAAAGTGGGGCGGTAGCGTAACGGCAGCGACAAAGCGGGGTTGAGAGATTTATCGGAACAAATTTGTGTTTTATCGGAACAATTTCAGATTTTATCGGAATGTTTCATCGATTTATCGGAACATATTAAAAAATACAGTATCTTTGTTCGCATTCAGATTTTATCGAAACAGTTTTCAGATTTATCGAGAACTTTTGATCGTTTATCGACCAACTTTAACGATTTATCACCCAACTTTTTTAATTTATCACCCAACTTTCGAAAAATATCGACATCTACCTTCATGCAACGCTATCTGACTGCACTGATAGTTTGCGTCCCTTCACTTGGTCAAAGGGATATTTCTAAAGTCATCTTCTGCGACGAAAATGGAGAGGTAGCGGAACGGCAGCTGCAAAAGTCTTTAAGTAGCTGCCCTTTTAGGGGAGCTACTTTTCTCGAAGTATGCTAAGTAAACACAATATTATACAAGCGCTAAAAAGCTTTTTTTAATAAACGAAGAAAAAACTTTCCATTTATGCGCGAGTGTTCCATAAAAATTTCGTTATAGAATGTATAACGATCATAACGAGGAGTGACAAAATGAATGATTTTATCGAGGGTCTTCAACGGCATGACGAAAAAGCACTTAAATATGTCGTTGAACACTATTTAGGTTTTGTGAAGGCAATTGCCCTAAAAATTTTAGAAAAACCATTAGATTATATGCTAGTAGAAGAATGTATAAATGATGTATTCCTTCTAATATGGCAAAAAAGTAACTATTTCACTGGGGATGAAGCGGATTTTAAAAAGTGGATTGGGATGATTACAAAATACAAAGCGATTGATATTTACAGAAAACAACAAAAACGTTTAGCTACTCTACCTATTGACAATATCCCACCTCCTATCGCTTCAGACAATATTGAACAACAGCTTGATAAATTGTATGCGAAAGAACTATTACTTCTTGGAATAATGCATCTACCTGATTTGGATAGAGAATTATTTTTAATGAGGTATTATCTAGAATATTCAAATAGTGAAATAGCAGAAATTTTACATATTTCAAAATCTGCAGTGGAAAATCGTTTATATCGAGGAAAGAAGAAGCTTGCTAAAAATCCTAAATTAAAGGAGTGTTGGACATGAGTAAGGAAGAAAATTTCTTACAATTGGATTTAGAAAATATAACACCGATAGTGGTTTCAAATAATGAAAAGCAAAAGGTAATCAACACTGTTTTACAAAAGAAACCTAAGCCAAATCAAATCCGTAAATGGGCAATTGCTGCAATTTTTGCAATTGGAACTTGCTCAGCTAGCTTAGTAAATTTCCCATCTAAGGCATCCATATTACCAATAAAGGATTTAATTCTATCTGAAACACTTTTATCAAAACAGCATGAATTTACTTTTAATCGTATTTCGATTTCAGGAAATACAGCGGACATTTACTTTAGTTGTGATCTGAACTTTAAGACTGAATTCATAACTTTAGACATTGCTGATAACTTAGAAAACCAATATACTTACACTACTGAAACGTTGACAACAAAAGTAACCGATTATTACTCAAATGGTCAAGCAACAATAAGTGGCTTTAATACTAAAGCTACATCTATATTTATTACCCCAATCGTTCATACAATGGATAATAAGGGGGAAATCACAAAAAAAAGACTGGAAACTATAAAAATTGATATAAATTCCGATGAGGAAAATAAGTGATAAATAATTAGACAGAAAGAATCC
Proteins encoded in this region:
- a CDS encoding alpha/beta hydrolase, yielding MLKTVQLSNGETIAYRKRHGGERVLLLIHGNMTSSKHWDVLIDSLDEKYTIYAMDLRGFGGSSYHKPISSIKDFSDDVKLFVDAIQLKQFDMIGWSTGGAVCMQFVANYPGYCQQLILLASASTRGYPFYTDLGTGNQASLKRAFSYEEVLVDTSKTKLVQGLYDSKNVQGLQAIWNALIYTHQQPSTKQYQEYVEDMLTQRNLAEVYHALNTFNISAVDNEVAKGTQEVQQITIPVLVLRGDRDYVITKEMNDETMLDLGANAQFVSLKDCGHSPLMDDLPQLTSEIESFLEIGGKNYAFKQ
- a CDS encoding ABC transporter ATP-binding protein; the encoded protein is MNTLLKLNDVHTHIGQYHILQGVNFEAMEGQVSVLLGRNGAGKTTTLKTIMGLTPASKGEVEFRSHSIKKSPTYKVAKLGIGYVPENQGIFADLTVEENMKVAMRKEDTATLERQNYVLELFPDLKKFWKKAGGHLSGGQKQMLSMARAFINDSKLILIDEPSKGLAPIVVEKVMEAIVEMKKQTSIVLVEQNFIMASRIGDTYTLIDDGRTVHSGKMQDLIHHEELKRKYLGIG
- a CDS encoding branched-chain amino acid ABC transporter permease translates to MELFVNLVINGLATGMLIFLLAAGLTLIFGLMDVLNFAHGGLFVWGAYAGIFTYMFTESFLIGIVGAIVTGALLGLITEKLIITPVYGNHIQQILITLGLMLVLQEMIKVVFGPNGVAVKTPSYLSGSWEIGDVIIIKYRLFIIVVGFVIFGIFQYMLKRTKIGLIVRAGVQDKEMAQALGIHIKRVFLYVFMVGAALAALSGMLMAPYSGVIYAEMGMEYAILGFIVVVIGGMGSFSGSLLAAILVGLAGSFMAYYVPVLSLAVNMILMAIVLIFRPQGLFAMRKERST
- a CDS encoding branched-chain amino acid ABC transporter permease, which gives rise to MKNKLSLKYVGFFLMLAILVLLPFVNDSRTLIILLTQIFIFGILAMSYDILLGYTGIVSFGHAMFFGIGAYTTAVMLKQTDTTLSIFLLSIVVGMLLAGFISFLVGLLTLRLKSHFFAMLTLAFSGLFLVVAEKWRSVTYGNDGFTFRAPELFRDRMTFYFFVLACLVVIFIALYRFVNSPTGRILIAVRENEQRTKSLGYNTLHYKVIASVVAGTVASLAGSLYAVSLRFVNTSVMTMDITLDALLMTIIGGVGTLVGPLLGAGVIEYAQHALSGLARDYPIFERWIIFFGILYILAVIFFPKGIIGSLRMLYWKWRLKIKERKTTGALSQEKERFE
- a CDS encoding sigma-70 family RNA polymerase sigma factor; this encodes MNDFIEGLQRHDEKALKYVVEHYLGFVKAIALKILEKPLDYMLVEECINDVFLLIWQKSNYFTGDEADFKKWIGMITKYKAIDIYRKQQKRLATLPIDNIPPPIASDNIEQQLDKLYAKELLLLGIMHLPDLDRELFLMRYYLEYSNSEIAEILHISKSAVENRLYRGKKKLAKNPKLKECWT
- a CDS encoding ABC transporter ATP-binding protein, with translation MDPILRTENLTIRFGGHTAVDHVNFNMPEKHLKSIIGPNGAGKTTFFNLISGELQPTVGDVYFKGQSLAQKSAIERTRMGLGRSFQITNVFPNLTVLENVRLAVQSKEKVRYQLFRHYKSYKAITEKAEELLTLVLLDNKRDALTTMLSHGEKRKLEIAMLLALDTEILLLDEPTAGMSLEEVPTILEVIRTIKKQGDKTILLIEHKMDMILDLSDSIMVLFNGQLLADGTPEDIMKNETVQNAYLGGLYDEHLTEIK
- a CDS encoding substrate-binding domain-containing protein translates to MKKHWLFVLLLMLAMLMVACNSDDTKDSSTGGKASEDDTKGTTEEGGTIKIGVLASLTGALESYGKQTQRGFDLGIDYATGGTMEVNGKKIEIVYEDTETKPEVAVQKATKLLEDDKVDFLVGSSSSGDTLAVLPLAEEYEKIMVVEPAVADSITGAEFNDYIFRTGRNSSQDAYAAAAAIAGKDVKIATFAPDYSFGWDGVNAFKTAAEKLGAKIVLEEYADPAATDFTSNLQKVIDAKPDYLFVVWAGANSPWNQIADLKIQEKGIKISTGAPDIIALKFMNPLIGMEGFSVYYHTLPQNDVNKWLVDEHKKRFNEVPDLFTPGGMSAAISIVEALKKSEGDADAKKLIGIMEGMSFETPKGTMTFRKEDHQALQSMYSIRLEKQEGVDYPVPVLIRELSPEETAPPIMN
- a CDS encoding 3-oxoacyl-ACP synthase, producing MTVGIVSTGIYIPQTKMTSKEIAVRSTIPEDIIRQKMGIYEKPIPGEHDHTVQMGVWAAQEAIRKANIEPKDIDVVIYMGEEHKEYPLWTASIKMQEELGAVNAWAFDVQLRCGTTIMALKLAKSLMASDDSIQTILLAGGYRNVDFIDYSNPRTRFMYNLAAGGGAILLQKNYDKNQLLEADIMTDGSFSEDVVVPVGGTKKPLTPFDLENNLYQLDVIDPIGMKERLEQKSLSNFLKVIRTSLAKSGLSEENLSYLAMLHMKRSAHHYILSELGLEQEQSIYLENYGHIGQIDQILSLQLAVEEGRIHDGDIITLVSAGIGYVWGAMTIRWG